The proteins below come from a single Sorghum bicolor cultivar BTx623 chromosome 4, Sorghum_bicolor_NCBIv3, whole genome shotgun sequence genomic window:
- the LOC8085549 gene encoding 40S ribosomal protein S24-1: MADAKVLPAVTLRTRKFMTNRLLARKQFVLEVLHPGRANVSKAELKEKLAKMYEVKDPNCIFVFKFRTHFGGGKSTGFGLIYDNLDSAKKFEPKYRLIRNGLATKVEKSRKQMKERKNRAKKIRGVKKTKAGDAKKK, from the exons ATGGCGGACGCGAAGGTTTTGCCCGCGGTGACGCTCCGCACGCGCAAGTTCATGACCAACCGTCTCCTCGCCCGCAAGCAGTTCGTGCTCGAGGTTCTCCATCCCGGCCGCGCCAACGTCTCTAAG GCGGAGCTCAAGGAGAAGCTGGCTAAGATGTACGAGGTCAAGGACCCCAACTGCATCTTCGTCTTCAAGTTCCGCACCCACTTCGGAGGCGGCAAGTCCACGGGGTTCGGCCTCATCTACGACAACCTCGACTCAGCCAAGAAGTTCGAGCCCAAGTACAGGCTCATCAGG AACGGTCTTGCTACCAAGGTGGAGAAGTCGCGCAAGCAGATGAAGGAGAGGAAGAACAGGGCGAAGAAGATCCGTGGTGTGAAGAAG ACAAAGGCTGGGGACGCGAAGAAGAAATGA